The Elgaria multicarinata webbii isolate HBS135686 ecotype San Diego chromosome 7, rElgMul1.1.pri, whole genome shotgun sequence nucleotide sequence ATAACACATCACTCACAATTCACAAGCTATTTCCCTTTgcaaagacagaaacaaacataTCAGAATACAGAAATCACTGAAGCagaagaaagaacaaaaactagATCAACAACATTCGAAAGTGGCCAATAAAGATTATAATATGACTGTATAAAAAGAACTCCACTAGTTTTCTCACCTGGCTCATGAGTTTACTTTCACCTGCATGACAAGGAACTTCTTCAGAAGAGCTTGAATTCCTTGGATTCACCTGAGTGTTAGGAGGCGCCACAGAGAAAACAGGAAACAGAGGCCTGAGAAACCGGAACTCACTGTTCAGAGACCCGCCAGCTAAGCACACCTCATAGTTGTAGGCCTGGGAAAGAGATCCAGTACCAGAATCTGCACAGTTCTCCTGGGAGTTCGGTCCCACAGGGAACGTACATGCAGAGTTATGGGTCCCTAAGAAGTTCCTGTGTCTCTGAATCTTGATTGCAGCAAACACCATTACAGAAAGGAGAAAAACAGATGAGATGGCTGCCAAGCATATGATCAAATACATAGTCAGGGTATGGTCTTCTTCCTCTGCTACTTCATCCTTAGGAACATCCATCATTTTCATATACGGGTCAGAGAAACCATCCACCAGAAGAATTCTTAGCGTTGCAGAGGTGGACTTGGGAGGATGTCCATTATCTCTGACCATCACAATAAGATTTTGCTTGAAGCTGTCTCGATTATTGATGGGCCTCATGGTTCTCACTTCTCCATTCTGGGCCCCCACAGTGAACAGACCAGGATCTGTGGCCTTCAGCAGTTGATAGGAAAGCCAAGAGTTCTGACCAGAATCTCGGTCTGCTGCCACTACCTTGGTGACCAGGTAGCCGGCATCTGCCCCGCGGGGGACCAGGTCATTTGACAGGGAGGTGCTGTTCTGAAGAGGGTAGAGGATGAAGGGGGGATTGTCATTTTCATCCATGATATGAACGTGGACAATAACCTCCGAACTCAGTGGAAGGGACCCTTTATCCATAGCCCTCACCGTCACATGGAAGTCTTTTATGTCCTCATAATCTATGGATCGAATGGAATATAGGTTCCCTGTCTCAGAGTTGATGGAGATGTAAGAGGATGCAGGGCCATCTCTGATCTTCCCAGGCAAAAGAGAGTAAGTCACTTTGGCATTCTGCTCCGTGTCCAGGTCAACGGCATGGACTGAACCAATTAGCAGACCTGGAATATTGTTTTCCCGTAACTGCAATTCATACCGGGATGTTTCAAACACCGGAGGGTTGTCATTGATATCTGAGATCTCAATGTTAATCATTCTCACCGACGTGAGCCTGGGGGAGCCTCGGTCAGTGGCGGTGATGGTGACGTTGTACTCAGAGACTTGTTCTCTGTCCAATGGCCGTTGGGTCACAAGCTGGTAATAATTGTTCtcaatggcttttagcccaaaggGCAGGTTTGTCTCAATGGTACAGGCAGTTCTGCCATTGTCTCCAGAGTCTTGGTCTGTGACACTGAAGAGGGCCACCACAGTCTCTGTGGGAGAGTCTTCTGGTAAGGGACTGGTGGTGGAAGTTACAGTCACCTCTGGGACATTGTCATTCTCATCTTCAACCTCCACAATGACTTTGCAGTAAgcagaaagccctcctccatcCGTGGCTCTGATGTTCAGCTCATATTGACTGTTTTCTTCGTAGTCAATATTCTGTGCCAAAGTAAGCTCCCCAGTATGTCTGTTCAATTTAAATAAACTTAATACTGCATTTGCTACCTGGCTGAAGGAATAGGTGATATCCCCATAGGAACCAACATCTTTGTCACTGGCTCCAACTTTTGTGACCAGTGAATTCAAAGGAGAGTTTTCCATTAAGTTCACTTTATATAGAGATTGTGCAAACTGAGGGAAATTATCATTGGCATCTAGAACGTCAACAATTATTTGTGCTGTTCCAGTTCTTTTGGGAATCCCTCCATCCACAGCTGACAGAGTTAGAACAATCCTTGCTTGGACCTCACGGTCTAACGCTTTCTCCAGTACCAGTTCTGCGTATTTACTGCCATCCGTGTGACTTTGCACATCCAGCCTAAAATGTTCATTAGGACTAAGTGTGTAATTTTGAATAGCATTTTCTCCTTTGTCGGAATCTTGGGCACTTTCCAAAGGGAGTTGGGTATATATTGGGGTCTGCTCAGATATTTCAAAAAATATTTGATCTTTAGAGAATTTGGGAGAATTATCATTCACATCCTCTATTTGAACTTCAATTCTGAATAGGTGCAGTGGGTTATCCAGCACCACCTCTGACACTAGAACACAAGGGTCATTCTGACCACACAGAGCCTCTCGGTCTATTTTATCCTTTAATATCACATTCCCAGAATGAGGATCCAGCTGGAAATACTGCTTGGAGCTCTTACACACCAGCCGGGCTTTTCTAGCCGACAGCTCCTTTACATCCACTTTCAAATCTTTTAGCACATTAGCCACCAGAgacccacttttcttttcctctggCACTGAATACAGGATGGACTCACACATTGCCAGAAACCCACAGAGATACAGGAAGAAAGACACGACTTGCCTGCTATTGAGATGCTTCTCCATTGTCTCAGCTTCACTTCTGCCAGATCTGAAACACAAGCACCTTCTCTCTATGGCAGCTGCTTGAGTTGACTGTTGGTTGTAAGTTTTGAAAGCAAATTGTtccctttcctttattttatttggcAATGGGTATGTTGGCCTTTTCTCCCAAAATTTCTGAGGATTCGCTCTTGTTGAAG carries:
- the LOC134401294 gene encoding protocadherin beta-3-like isoform X1 is translated as MEKHLNSRQVVSFFLYLCGFLAMCESILYSVPEEKKSGSLVANVLKDLKVDVKELSARKARLVCKSSKQYFQLDPHSGNVILKDKIDREALCGQNDPCVLVSEVVLDNPLHLFRIEVQIEDVNDNSPKFSKDQIFFEISEQTPIYTQLPLESAQDSDKGENAIQNYTLSPNEHFRLDVQSHTDGSKYAELVLEKALDREVQARIVLTLSAVDGGIPKRTGTAQIIVDVLDANDNFPQFAQSLYKVNLMENSPLNSLVTKVGASDKDVGSYGDITYSFSQVANAVLSLFKLNRHTGELTLAQNIDYEENSQYELNIRATDGGGLSAYCKVIVEVEDENDNVPEVTVTSTTSPLPEDSPTETVVALFSVTDQDSGDNGRTACTIETNLPFGLKAIENNYYQLVTQRPLDREQVSEYNVTITATDRGSPRLTSVRMINIEISDINDNPPVFETSRYELQLRENNIPGLLIGSVHAVDLDTEQNAKVTYSLLPGKIRDGPASSYISINSETGNLYSIRSIDYEDIKDFHVTVRAMDKGSLPLSSEVIVHVHIMDENDNPPFILYPLQNSTSLSNDLVPRGADAGYLVTKVVAADRDSGQNSWLSYQLLKATDPGLFTVGAQNGEVRTMRPINNRDSFKQNLIVMVRDNGHPPKSTSATLRILLVDGFSDPYMKMMDVPKDEVAEEEDHTLTMYLIICLAAISSVFLLSVMVFAAIKIQRHRNFLGTHNSACTFPVGPNSQENCADSGTGSLSQAYNYEVCLAGGSLNSEFRFLRPLFPVFSVAPPNTQVNPRNSSSSEEVPCHAGESKLMSQARVSLSEDSAPRSGGPGCNVNQAIGANVNSGQSDWLAYQ